The genomic stretch CAAAATTTTCATCCAATATAGCAAGTGTAGGGACAACATATAGGTCCTCAGAGATATCCAATTTCTCTCTAAGATATTTAAATCCTCTTCCTTCAGTAATAATCTTAATCTCTATATTAGGATTAATCTCTATCATTTTCATAAGGACAGGTAGAGTGGCTCTCACATATGGGCACCAAGATTCAGCACTAAGAAGGAATTTGTATCCCTTATCAAAGTTTTTGATTTTTTCAATATACTTCTCACATATAGATACATTTTTACTGATATTCTCCATCTTTTCTACCTCTCTAGCAGTAGCAATACTCATAAAAGTTTCATAGCTCATTCCTGATTCAAACAACTCTTTGTAATCCATCTCAATTCCTCCATTTTAATATTTAACTTTTTTTAGTACACACTTAATAGCTTCCTCTATAGATTTAAATCCTCTTATCTCCTCTTTTGATACTAAAGAGTTTATCTCCTTTTGACTATATCCCAGAGCTTCAAGAGCCTCATATAACTCATCTTCAATAGTGAAACTTTCAAATAGATTTTCCTCTTGAGTAAATAGATTTCCTATGGCTTTTAATTTTCCTTTTAAATCCAATATTACCTGTTGAGCTTTTTTCTCTCCAAGCTTAGGAACTCTCTTTAGAGTGGCATAATCATTTTCAGCTACAATCTTTCTAAGTTGCTCCACATCAAAGGTAGACATTATAGAAAGGGCAAGAGAGACTCCTACTCCCTTCACACCTAAAAGCATCTCAAATAGGTTTCTCTCTCTTTCCTCTAAAAATCCAATCAGCTTAAAAGCGTCTTCCTTTATGTAGTTAAATATATATAATCTAATATTTTCACCAGTCTTTATCCTATCATAAACTCTTAATGATATATTTACCTTGTACCCTACCCCATTTACATCTAGGGCTAGGTAATCTGGTTTTTTGTACTCAACACAACCTCTTAAATATTCAAACATCAGTTACTCTCCTCATTATTTTAGAAAATTATTTTTTTAGGTTAACTTCCTCTTCAGCTACCTCTAAAAGCTCTTTCTTCTTTCTACCTCTTTTTTTAGGTACAGGTATAATTTTACTCTCAACATTAGCACTCTCTAACATTCTTTTGATATATTTTCCTGTGTAGCTTTCCTCTACCTTGGTAATATCCTCTGGAGTTCCACAGGCAACAACAGTTCCCCCTCTATCTCCACCATCAGGTCCAATATCTATTATATAGTCAGCTGTTTTAATAACATCTAGATTATGCTCAATAATTACAACACTATTTCCCTTCTCTACAAGTCTATTGAGAACTTCCAATAGTTTTCTAATATCCTCAAAGTGTAGTCCAGTAGTTGGCTCATCAAGTATATAGATAGTTTTTCCCTTAGTCATTTTAGATAATTCAGTAGCTAATTTTATCCTTTGAGCCTCTCCTCCAGACAGTGTAGTGGCAGGTTGTCCAAGCTTTATGTAGTCAAGTCCTACATCTATCAATACTTTTAATTTTCTCTCAAGGGAAGGAATATTTTGGAAGAACTCATAAGCTTCAGCCACACTCATATTTAAGACCTCAGATATGTTTTTTCCCTTATAGAAAACATCTAATGTTTCCTTATTGTATCTTTTACCCTTACACACCTCACACTCAACATATACATCTGGAAGGAAATTCATCTCTATTTTGATAATTCCAGCTCCTTGACAAGCTTCACATCTTCCACCCTTTACATTGAATGAGAATCTTCCCTTTGTAAATCCATGAGCCTTAGCGTCTTTAGTTTCAGCAAAAAGAGTTCTGATATCATCAAATATCTTTGTATATGTAGCTGGATTAGAACGAGGTGTTCTACCGATAGGGCTTTGGTCAATATTGATAACCTTCTCTAGATACTCAGTCCCCTCAAGTGCTTTGTACTCCAATGGATAAAGTTTTCCCTTGTTCAATTTATTAAATAGTACTGGGAAAAGTGTATGGTTGATAAGAGTAGACTTTCCACTTCCACTCACTCCAGTGACAACTGTCATCACACCTAAAGGAATCTCAACATCTATATTTTTTAAGTTATTTCCCTTTGCTCCAATGATTTTTAAAGATTTATCCCAACTACGTCTAGAACTAGGTACCTCTATCTTTAACTCCCCTTTCAAATATTTTCCAGTCAGTGATTGAGAATTTTCCATTACCTCTTTTGGTGTTCCATGAGCCACTATCTCTCCACCATAAGCTCCAGCTCTAGGTCCAATATCGATTATCTCATCAGCTTGTAGCATAGTATCCTCGTCATGTTCTACAACTATAAGAGTATTTCCTAAGTCCTTTAGTCTTCCAAGGGTAGCTAATAACTTATCATTATCCTTTTGATGTAACCCTATACTTGGTTCATCTAGTACATAGAGTACTCCAGTTAACCCTGAACCAATCTGAGTAGCAAGTCTTATCCTTTGTGACTCTCCACCAGAAAGAGTCTTAGTTTCTCTACCAAGACTTAGATAATCAAGACCTACATTTATCATAAAGGATAATCTCTCTCTTATCTCCTTAAGTATCTCTTTGGCAATTTTTTCCTGTTTAGGTGTGAGAGTTATCTGATTGAAAAAACTTAAGGCGTCCTTTATACTCATGTCACATAGCTCCATAATATTTTTGTCTCCAACAGTTACAGCCAGTACTTCAGGTTTTAATCTCTTACCATTACATACCTTACAAACTCTCTCAATCATATACTTATTCTCAATCTCTTCCTTCATAGCATCAGAGAAAGTTTCATAGTATCTTCTCTCTAGATTTTTTACTGCTCCCTCATACTCCTTGTATCCGTGGAATTGGAAGTCATCTCCCTCATAGTCGAATCTAAATTTCTCGTTAGCCCCATGAAAAACTATATCTAAATCTCTTTTACTCATCTCTTTTATAGGCTTAGATATATCAATGTTGAAGGCTTTAGCCATAGCTTTAAAAATCTCCCAACTATAACCTTTTCTACTAGATGCTCCGGGGATATACATTCCACCATCTAATATAGATAGTTCCTCATCCTCTATCAGTTTATTCTCATCTACTTCAAGTTTTTTTCCTATACCCTTGCACTCTGGACAAGCACCGAATGGAGCATTGAAAGAAAATAGACGAGGAGTTAAATCTGGAATACTCACCTCTTCATGCTCTGGACAGGCATAGTTTTCACTGTAACTAAAATCCTCTCCGTTTACATTTAGTATGATTTTTCCATTAGAAAGTTCAGAAGCACTCTCTACTCCCTGTGTAAGCCTACTTTGAAACTCTTTATCCTCTTTTTTTAACACAAGTCTATCAATTACAACCTCAATGTTATGCTTTTTATTCTTATCTAGTGTTATCTCATCTTCTAAATAAAGAATCTCCCCGTTTACTCTAGCCCTCACAAATCCTTTCTTTAAGAGGTTTAGAAAAAGATTTTTATGAGTTCCCTTTTTATCCTTAATTACTGGAGCAAGAACTATCATTTTGTTCCCTTCCTGAAATCTGTCTAGGGCTCCTTCAACTATCTCCTCAATACTCTGTTTCTCCACAGGTCTATTACAAACTGGGCAGTGAGCAGTACCAATATGAGCAAATAAAAGTCTCATATAGTCATATACTTCAGTGATAGTTCCCACTGTAGAACGAGGGTTTCTGTTAGTTGTTTTTTGCTCAATAGAGATAGCAGGGGCAAGTCCCTCTATGCTATCTACATCTGGCTTAGTCATCTGTCCTATGAACTGTCTTGCATAGGCTGATAAACTCTCTACATATCTTCTTTGCCCCTCAGAATATAT from Candidatus Fusobacterium pullicola encodes the following:
- a CDS encoding thioredoxin family protein — protein: MDYKELFESGMSYETFMSIATAREVEKMENISKNVSICEKYIEKIKNFDKGYKFLLSAESWCPYVRATLPVLMKMIEINPNIEIKIITEGRGFKYLREKLDISEDLYVVPTLAILDENFEFVTRYVGRPSKYRNIGFDNVKEEYFAGYRSDDIVEEILKRMGKL
- the ruvA gene encoding Holliday junction branch migration protein RuvA, with translation MFEYLRGCVEYKKPDYLALDVNGVGYKVNISLRVYDRIKTGENIRLYIFNYIKEDAFKLIGFLEERERNLFEMLLGVKGVGVSLALSIMSTFDVEQLRKIVAENDYATLKRVPKLGEKKAQQVILDLKGKLKAIGNLFTQEENLFESFTIEDELYEALEALGYSQKEINSLVSKEEIRGFKSIEEAIKCVLKKVKY
- the uvrA gene encoding excinuclease ABC subunit UvrA, which translates into the protein MLDKIVIKGAREHNLKNIDIEIPKNKFVVITGVSGSGKSSLAFDTIYSEGQRRYVESLSAYARQFIGQMTKPDVDSIEGLAPAISIEQKTTNRNPRSTVGTITEVYDYMRLLFAHIGTAHCPVCNRPVEKQSIEEIVEGALDRFQEGNKMIVLAPVIKDKKGTHKNLFLNLLKKGFVRARVNGEILYLEDEITLDKNKKHNIEVVIDRLVLKKEDKEFQSRLTQGVESASELSNGKIILNVNGEDFSYSENYACPEHEEVSIPDLTPRLFSFNAPFGACPECKGIGKKLEVDENKLIEDEELSILDGGMYIPGASSRKGYSWEIFKAMAKAFNIDISKPIKEMSKRDLDIVFHGANEKFRFDYEGDDFQFHGYKEYEGAVKNLERRYYETFSDAMKEEIENKYMIERVCKVCNGKRLKPEVLAVTVGDKNIMELCDMSIKDALSFFNQITLTPKQEKIAKEILKEIRERLSFMINVGLDYLSLGRETKTLSGGESQRIRLATQIGSGLTGVLYVLDEPSIGLHQKDNDKLLATLGRLKDLGNTLIVVEHDEDTMLQADEIIDIGPRAGAYGGEIVAHGTPKEVMENSQSLTGKYLKGELKIEVPSSRRSWDKSLKIIGAKGNNLKNIDVEIPLGVMTVVTGVSGSGKSTLINHTLFPVLFNKLNKGKLYPLEYKALEGTEYLEKVINIDQSPIGRTPRSNPATYTKIFDDIRTLFAETKDAKAHGFTKGRFSFNVKGGRCEACQGAGIIKIEMNFLPDVYVECEVCKGKRYNKETLDVFYKGKNISEVLNMSVAEAYEFFQNIPSLERKLKVLIDVGLDYIKLGQPATTLSGGEAQRIKLATELSKMTKGKTIYILDEPTTGLHFEDIRKLLEVLNRLVEKGNSVVIIEHNLDVIKTADYIIDIGPDGGDRGGTVVACGTPEDITKVEESYTGKYIKRMLESANVESKIIPVPKKRGRKKKELLEVAEEEVNLKK